In one Heteronotia binoei isolate CCM8104 ecotype False Entrance Well chromosome 1, APGP_CSIRO_Hbin_v1, whole genome shotgun sequence genomic region, the following are encoded:
- the CDC42SE1 gene encoding CDC42 small effector protein 1 codes for MSDFWHKLGCCVVEKPQPKKKRRRIDRSMIGEPMNFVHLTHIGSGDMANEGLPMTGAVQEMRLKCGRERQWSNSRGL; via the exons ATGAGCGATTTTTGGCATAAGCTGGGTTGTTGCGTAGTAGAGAAACCGCAGCCG AAAAAGAAGAGGCGGAGAATTGACCGCAGCATGATAGGGGAGCCGATGAATTTTGTCCACCTGACGCACATCGGGTCTGGAGACATGGCCAACGAAGGCCTGCCCATG ACGGGGGCAGTCCAGGAAATGAGATTGAAATGCGGCCGAGAGAGACAGTGGAGCAACTCCCGCGGCTTGTAG